ACAATAATATAGTATATTAATTTGTGCAAGATGTGTATGCAACTGCTATTTCCCATGTACAGTACGTGTTTGTgaggtctcccccccccccccccccccccctttctctCGTATGTATAGTATTGATCACATAACACACGTAGTTGTAAAGAGCATAACTGAAAAAGATTatcaatttaaattttaaaaccgCGATGAGTTAGTATATTGCTGGCTCGCTTTCTAATGCTTGAGAATAAGAAACGACGTTGCTTTTAAATCTGATAACTTTTTACCCTTTAAGAAACGACGTTGCTTTTAAATCTGATAACTTTTTACCCTTTATTTTGATGATTGCTAGATCCCATAATCATCTCTGAAAATTATGATGGAAAGTGATTCATCAAAAACTCATGGGTTGACAAACAACTCGTGGGTTGACAAGTGATGCTGATAATGAGATAAGTCTATTGGGGTATTTATCATGACTTGAACTCTTATTAATGTAGTCTTATATTAAAATATATAGTGGTAATTATTGTGTGCTAAGGTAAAAGGATCTACTCCTGAGTTTGATTGAATGTTTAGATTAAGGAAAAccttttattttataaatagtaaaaataataataaaaaaagttCAATTTCTGTTTGCTCCTAATTGTTGAAACTCCTAAGCAAAACTCCCACTTTCATCCAGTAAGGGAATTTTAATAATGAAATCAAGGTGTCTTCCATGCTAAACGAACATTATAGGAGTTGGATCATGGATGCCTTAGCCTGAAATGTTATTCATTCCGATTGAAACATATAAAACAATTAAGGTGCATGTAGTGTTGAATATAAGGAAAAACACAATACCATTTAGGTTGTGTTCGGCATGGGGGAAATATTTTCCATgacaaatttttttattttgaaaaatgtgtttttggaaaataagtgatGGGACTAAttagcattttaatattaaaaaatgtGTCATAAAGTGCCTATTATGTCCAAATAACTTCAGCATGTTAAGAGGCAGAATGTTACTCCACTTCCTACGGTTTTTTGTGCCATAACATTTCCATTGACCACTACTTCATTACTCATTTATTTAGTGGAAGAATGTGGTAATAATATTCTTGTAACTCTTTTCTCCATTAACTCAATATTCATGTATATTCTTCTTGTAACCTCTAAATAATAATTCTTCCATTTATCTACCTACTTTACTATCCAATTCATATCAAATTAATTCAAGGATGATTTTCCTAGctataaatagttagtcatccttaacttgtggggtgtagagaaaaatatatactttggagagttcttgaaaagtgaggaaaataaagagtttattagttgaaggaaggtgttcttctatttagtggagctttggactcaacatcttgtccagagtttgttgagttgtacgacgtgatcgggctgttgtatcctggaggggacaagtcagaaagattactgctggactggtagatttgctgcagtgggcttgaatctccttaaagagagcgagatatacATGCCTCAGCCaaagatatttttatttcttcattttatttttcaattgtaattgtaatttcattgtattatcaccaacaataagtgaatttcttacttatttttttcATGTTCGGTTGGTTAGTGGAAAGCATTTTTCGAAAAatacccaccccccacccccaacaaaaaaaaaatccacaccATTACCCACCCCACCCTACTACCTGGGGGTTGGGGTAAAAAAAATTCTCATTTATTataatattttgtgaaaataaaataaaatatatgaaataggaAATTCAGTTGGGAGGTGAGGGAGGGGTGGTGCAGGGGTCGGGGATGGTGGGGTAAGGGACGTTGGGGATGGGTGGTGGGGTTTGCTTGGGGATGAGTTTAAATCGTAAGGTGGTTGGTGGGGGTGGGGTGAGTTCGAGGGTGGGTAGGAGACAATATAATTAATATGGAATGTCACTTGTGAGACTTGTTTTTCCTATTTTCATTAAGGAAGTCATTtaattttctcatttttaaggaatttgttttcccagacagaatattttcaaaaaattttgaccaaccgaacgtgagaaaattggaaaaccataccgaacacaccctaaggcTTGATGAAATTAATAAACTCGTTCTTAAAATAGGTTTTGCTCCCTTTCCACTTGAGATGATTGTAAGCTTAATGCAAATAGATTTAGTGGTTACGTGAATCCTATGAGTTTCCGCATTGAACAAATAGCGAGGAAACTTAATTAGAGAAGCAAGAAAAAAAACGTTATCTTGTTTAAGGTGAAATTTCTACATCAAATTAAAATATCTACCCCATGAAAAGTTTTGTTTGTTCTTACTAACACAACTTTGCAAATATAAGTATATGGTTGTTTGTTGATCCACTAGACTAACTTTGATTATGAGCGGATTAAGCTTATGAAACATCTTCCTCTATCTTGTTCTTAATTTCCTATACTTCTTCCCCACTATTCTTAGGGTTATTTACTTCCTAGTCCTTAGCGAAGCTTATAACTTTACGATCTTCAGTATCTAAGGCTTGTATATAATTGCAAGGCTAAATATATCCCTTTGAATTCCTTGATGTATTCATCTATAACCATCCTTGTTGTTCGATTTGGTGCTATGCATTTGGTCCTCCAGTTGAGATTCCTTTGCTTACCTGTAGGTAGTTGTCATCAAACCATTATCATACTTTCTGGTTCCCGTTAGCCGACTTCTTATGAGCACATCCTTGTCCTTGCACATACTTTAATCGAGTTGGAATTTTCTTCTCCTCATCCATTGATGTCCACATCAACAAGGGCATCATCAGACCAAATATTTTACCCTCCAGTATCTCTATAAGCTATATATCTTTTTCTTAATTAAATCCATCCATCCGGGCTTTGATAACCTCCCCGCGTGGTGAAGGGGTTTAGCATTAATTGACTTGCGATATTTGAATTAGGAAACACACCATAAGCAAATAAGCTTATCCAACCTGCTTATTTCTAGGCAACCCTATTTTACTCTCAAAGTCAATATATTATTTTATACGGTCACAATAAATGTTGTTGCTCGATATAATATAACAAAATTTTGTGATCTAGGAAGGTCCTAAATTGATTTTAGGAAATACGTTTACTGTTTCTTTAAGTAAACGTACATCAGAGGAAAAAACATCAAAGTTAAACAAGAGGTTCAAGAATTTAAACAAGAAAAATCACAAAATTTACGATATATTGTACTTCTTATGTTCATGCATGTTAGTTATCTCATTTAGCCCTAAAAGGATTAAATACTGAAGTTGATTTATAATCAGAAATAGATCTTAATGTGAAGACACCAAATACTTGTTGTAGCGGGTCTTTCTCAGTAATATTACCATATGCTAGTGCGACACACTACACGTGCGCATATTTCTTACTAATAATAAATTATCAAGATATTCACCTCATGTGTACATTCCTAAAAATATGAAGATGGAAAAATATTTTAAAGAATTTggaaaacaaggtatgaatcctgCCAGCAGAGGCGACACTAGATGAATTCTTCCTATATATGCCTGAGCATTGATGGACAAAATTATTTAATATCTGTACTGGTTGGAGATTATAGGCGTATCCAGTAAACATACAACGCACACTTTTCACCAGGCTTTCTCCAGGTTATTAGTTTGCTTTCAGTAGATCCGTGTGCTTTACTATGAGCTTTATAATAAGCTAAGATACATGTTGCTACCAGGGATGTCAAAGATTTGTTAACATGCAAAATCATATTTGCCCAAAGATGTAAAGAGACCGCCATTCATGAAATAATATCCAGCTGTTTCTATAACTTCTGGTTTCCTTTCTTAATATCTATCCCTACATATATATGACTAACAGACTAGTATTTAATAAACTTACTGCTAATTAACtataataggtttttttttttttttttttttgatgaagaacTATAATAGGTTTTTTCTAAGAAGAAATACTTATTAGTACATAAGTCAACTTAATCTGATATGAGGACGTAAAAAATTTACACAAAATCAGGGTATCAGTGCACATACTTGCACTTTTAAACTAACTATTAGTGTTATGTTATCGAGTTAGTCTTTACCCGAAGAATTATACTGCTGATTTTGTTGGTTAATATGAAGGATCCAGATTGATTTTCTACATATCATTTAAATTAATGCATACCAACATAAAGTAAACTTTCGATAGTAAAAGAGGGAATAAACTGGAATTTTTATAGGGTAGCTTGGGCTTTAACCAATTAGATGCATTTCTCTATGATGTTTTCAGGCACTGCTTCCCTTATTACCAACACTGGTGAACAAATTCCTAGGATTCAATATGCAGAGCTTTACCTAGACTAATTTGAATCACCTAGGACATAGAGTTCATTGATCATGTAAAGGAATTCATCGATGATTGTATTTCTTCCAAGGTACGCCCTTTGGTCTCTGGAACCAGCTTTGCAACAAACATAACAGTCAAACCACATACTGCTGAAAATATGAAGAATGTTCCTGAAACACCAACAAACATACATTTTCAGCAATAAAAAACATATCTTCTTATGAAATCTGTCTGTTTCTTTCTTATAGTATTTCTTTTGATGGAGTTGGGGCTGAGGTGAAGTGGGGTTGGGACTTGGGAGCACTACAAGAAATAAGACTTTCTGTGACAACTTTACGTGGAGACTCCTTTAGTAGCCACAAAAAGTACGCGTTATTGTGGAACCAGAATATTCTTGCGCAGTTATGCGGTGACTTCTTCACTTTCTCTGACGACATTAGTCGCCGCAAAAGAGTCGTATTACTTGTAGGTACAGAGATATTGATAGAGAAGGAAGTACCTTCAGAGCTCCATAGCATAAGAAAGTTGAACGAATATGAAACAACCCAAGAACCGAACCAGCTGACTACTGTCACCAGGCTTCCAGCTAAACCTTTGACATTGATGGAGAATATCTGAGATAGAAGAAACAGTTAGCTCAAATTTTACGTGTTGATTTTTGTAGTAGCAGCGTTTATAATTAATGAGGTAAAATTGAGAGCTACAAAACCTCTGACATAATCACCCACGGTATGCCTCCCATGCCTAATGAGAAAGATCCAGTAAAGACCTGGCAGCCGTAAATTAAATGGAGAGTTGTCATAAAGGATCTGTAATCTCTCGAAATCAATAATTAGCCCAGATGACGACTCTATATATGGAAGCACAGGATCCATATAGACCATAACAACTTGTTGGAACTACAACTCTCTAGTTAGAGAGATCTGTCACTGTATGGATCAATGTAAAATTTAAATAACTGATAATTATGCAGAATTCGAATAAAATGAGCCTGGATAATGCAGAGTCACATAGAGATTCATATGGCTGGCCACATTATGCCAGGATTGAGACTAAGTAGATTGATTTTGATTTACTGTAAAATAATTAAGATGTTGGAAAATAGCACAGAGAAATCTTCAGGCAGATGCAAATGATGTCACGTAAAGAAGGAATTAGTCTGATAGCATAAAGAATGAAACTGCATAACCACTATATTTCATAGTCAACCTCCTGTTACTTTGTATTCGAGGCATAGTAGATTGAATGATTTGGAATAATGAAGATATTCGAAAATAGCAGAGTAATTTTCTGGcagatgaaaataatgttgcatAAAGAATTATCCAGGGTGATTGCATGAAAGGATGAAATTGCATTACCAGTATACCCACAAGTGCCAAAAAGGGGCTAGACTTCCAAAGTTGAAGATCCTGTGAAGAACTACATTTTATCAGAAAATGAATCATACATAACACAGCAAACATGAAAGATTCGGAATAAACATGACACCTGTAGTAAGAATGACAATCCTACAAGGAAACAACCCAAGCATGTCCCTGCAGCAGAGACCTGAAAAAAAACCTTTTGAGTTTTTCATTCATTATAAAAGCAGTCAGTTAAAAGGATTTCTAGTAAAATTTACCATCAGTAATGGCCGCCTTCCTGATTTGTCCATCAAGAGAACTCCTAAAACTTGCATTGGGATCTGTAGATCATCAAAACACTCGAAATGTGATGGAGCCACCTCATAGTTGAGTTAGCGCGTCAAGATTATTTACCTGTACAGCCACCATTGCAATTGATCCAATCCTGCCAGAGAAACCTGATATATTTTGTGATTAACATACTAGAACTCATTTATCTTTTATTAACAAGCAACTAATGAAATACAGATTGTATAGGAACAATACATACCAGCTGACTCAAAAATAGAACTTGCATAATATGAAATAGCGTTGACCCCTCCAAATTGTTGCAATACCATTAAGCCCACTCCAACCTGGATAAATTACAGATAGGCATAACAAATTATTGATCACAGCAGATAAAAGATCAATTGTTAAGAAGAGAAAACTAAAGGTTGGCTTACTATAAGAGAATGTGCATATTTCTTCTGAAACAAATCAATTATCTTAGCCTCAGAGAGTTTCTGAAGTGTTTCTGTGTAATCCTGCAAGTTGATAGAGGATACAAATTATAATTTACCTTTCCAGCCAGACAACTATTGTAATGGAAAATAAAAGAGATAATATAATGCTTTCACCCATGGCCAAGTCAGGAATTTACTTTAATTTCAGCAGCTTCTTCTGAAATATTGGCATCCTTCCCCCTAAGGCGCTGGAGAGAAGCTTCACAGTCTTTCCACTGACCACCCTTAGCCTGTCAACAAGAACATCGTCAACCAGCTTCAACTTCAGTTTCTTGTAAATGAAATGCAACTTTTATCACAAAAGAACAGCAATGCTCATTCTGAATACATCAGAAGCTAGTGATGAAAATACTTTGACCAAGTTGTACAATCTTACCAGCCATCTAGGTGACTCTGGTATGAAAAACAGGCCCAAAAGCTGGATTATACAGGGAATAGCTCCTGGAATTATGTTGTATTTTGGATCAATAAACATGTCCAAAGCAAGAGGTTTACAAagggaaaaggaaagaaaagaaaagaaatttacCAATCACAGCCAGTAGGCGCCAATTGATGATTACTCCAACGACATACATAAGTGATACTCCACAGCATATCATTAGCTGAAGCATCAAAAGCATACAAAGATCAGCTCCCAGAAAAGGAAATGAAAACTAGACCTGTTGGATTACCTGATTTACAGTAGTGAATGCGCCTCGGAGATTCTTAGGTGTTATTTCCGCTATATATACAGGTACCTATGCGTGGAAAACAGCAGCAGCGTGATTTATAATGTAAGAAGGGTTAAACATGTTCAATAAATGCTTGGTGTATTTACCACGTAAGAAATAATGCCAACTCCATATCCCATCAACAACCTCCCAATGTCAAGCCACAAAGCATTCTGTTGATGATAACAAACgacataaaaataaaattgcTTTAGACAAAGAAGATGGAACTAAGGATAAGATGAGTACCTTGCCAAAAATAATTGCAAGCCACCCCAAAAGACAAAATAGTTCAGAGAAGCCCATTGCCTGCATAAACATAAGAATTAACAGTGAATGAAAGGTTGATTTCCTTGCTAAACATTTAAAATGCTGAGCTAATTAACCGACAAAACTAAAACTTACACCTCTCCGGCCGAAAAGATCTGCAAGTTTTCCACTCATTACAGCACCTATCATCGCTCCGATTGTCCATATTGAACCAAATACAGAGTACTGGAATGGTAAAAGAGTACATACAGAATCAGGGTAAAAATTTCTCGCGTATATCTACAGATAGTAGGAACAGTTCGCTATTTAGTATTTACAAGTTACTTTCAGTCAAGAAGCTTTTGTATCACAGGGAATAAGGAATCCGATAAGACCATAATTTCATTTAAGTGTTTGAAATCTCTATAGTTTTCCGGGAAATAAGTGAAGTACAATTCTATGTATAGTTCGTGCTACTCAATCATAAAATATTCTGCTAGACAAAACAACCTCATGCAGTTATTGTGTGTAAAAGGCACATACTCATTCCAGTAGCTTCAAACATAAAATTTATATTCTCCTACATCCTTTTGTACTTATCTTATATCTTGGTTTTTGAGCATTGACAATAGGGTTCAATACTTGGTTTTAAATGCTTGAATTAGTGAGCAAATATGAAAACACTGCATCAGTACAAGATTGAAGAGGTAAGTAGATAAGACATGGAAAAAAATAGATATGTGGCTTACTAGCCTATTAATGCATGTTACATTAAATAATACATAGAATTAATATCTCAAAAAACATAGAAATTTTGGCTGAAACTTTGGATGTTTTACTACACATCCCTAACTTCAACACCGTTTCTGTCTACTTTCTTTGTTGATTTAAGTGAAATCACTCAGAAGAGATGCTCTTGAAAGTTTCTCAGCCCTCAACAGTTGCTTAGGtttgtttgtgaaagaatattttCCATAGTTTCTtttcattccttgaattggttaatatacaaaaatatcctACCTAAAATAGGAGAGTACAAgatattacaaaatattctaatctaaataagagattacaaaatatttacataatctatcacaaCCCCGCAGTcaaaacgggaggtttacgaacgctgagactgtcacGAAAATCTTCAAAAAGGACCTGAGGAAGACCTTTAATGAAAATATCTGCaatctgatatcgggacggaacatgaaggactcGAACTTGTCCCCGCGCAACCTTCTCACACACAAAATgaatgtccatctcaatatgtttggtGCGATGATGTTGCACCGGATTACCGGACAGATATAtagcactcacattgtcacaatataccAACGTAGCTTTGCGAaccggacaatgtagttccaataaAAGATTGCGAATCCAGCAAgactcagagacaacattagccatACCTCGATACTCTGCTTCAGCGCTAGACCGAGAAAGAGTTGGTTGTCTCTTtgacgaccaagaaatcaagttgtcACCCAAAAATACACAATACCCCGACGTAGAACGACGAGTGTCCGGAcagccaccccaatctgcatcggtGTAGGAGACAAGGTCGGTGATCGATGAGGGGTAGAGATGCAACCCAAGGTCAAGAGTGCCCTGAACATACCGCACAATCcgcttaagagcatgcatatgatcGTCCCTCGGATCATGCGTATGTAAGCACACCTGTTGGACAGCATATGAAATATCTGGTCTCGTGAAAgtgagatactgaagagcacctgcgagACTACGATAATGAGTGTGATCTTCATAAGGAGCACCCAAAGtagcactgaccttcggttttgTGTCAACCGGAGTGAGAGAGGGCTTGCAAGATGACATACCCGCTCGATCAATGATTTCCTCGGCATACTTATGTTGAGAGAGGAACATCCcccccttgtgacgggtcacagcaatgccaagaaaataattcaaaggacctaaatccttcatagcaaattcggaaCCAAGCCTATCCATGATGGAACGACGGAGAGCGTCTGAGGATGCAGTGagtataatatcatcaacatatagtaaaatgtatgCCATTTCAGTCCCCGCATGGTAGATGAACAAAGAATTATCAGACCTGCTATTAGAGAAGCCAAGGGAAAACACAAAATCTGCAAAACGTCTATACCAAGCACGTGGAGCCTGCTTAAGACCATAGAGAAACTTACGCAATAGGCAAACATAATCAGGATGTGTGCGATCCCGAAAACCCataggttgatgcatatacacagtTTCCTTGAGCTCACTGTGAAGAAAAACATTCTTCACATCCAGTTGATGTATAGGCCAATGCTTTGACAACGAAAGACTAGGAATAGTGCGGATAGTTGCCGGTTTCACCACCGGACTGAACGTCTCACCACAGTCGATGCCAACCTGCTGAGTTTTGCCATCACTTACAagtcgggctttatgcctctcaaaatcaccattagacttttcctTATGAGTAAAAAttcacatagaacgaataacattaacattaggtggacgggggaccaaatcccacgtcttattcctaacaagagcatcaaattcatcattcatagccattttccaattcgggtcacgaagaGCAGCCAATGGGTTACGAGGTAGAGGAGATTTCGTAACCGTGGTATGTAAGTTAAACTGACATTTAGGCTTGACAATACCTCGTTGGCTGCGGGTGACCATGGTGGGACGGGGAGTGGGGATAGGCGGCTGGACAGTAGCAAGGGGACGGGGGCTGGCAGTCGGGCTAGCTGGGGCTGGCAGTCGGTCCAGCTGGGGTTGCCTCACCGTGGGACCAGCAGTGGTGACGGGAGGCAGTGGAGGAGCAGTGGGCGGCTGGGCAGCGGGCGGGGAGGGGGCAGGTCCCGATTTTTGGAGGTGATGAAAAATATAAGGGGAGATTCCTTCATCCAAAAAATGGTAAGTGTGGGGTTGAGGAGAAGGAAAGT
The sequence above is a segment of the Lycium barbarum isolate Lr01 chromosome 6, ASM1917538v2, whole genome shotgun sequence genome. Coding sequences within it:
- the LOC132645180 gene encoding sugar transporter ERD6-like 5 isoform X1, with the translated sequence MERERIEDGFANTDPLLSSHGDKATPTVVFSTLVAVSGSFVFGSAVGFSSPAQNGIIQDLGLSVAESYSGSESRVQHIFCCLFIMYSVFGSIWTIGAMIGAVMSGKLADLFGRRGAMGFSELFCLLGWLAIIFGKNALWLDIGRLLMGYGVGIISYVVPVYIAEITPKNLRGAFTTVNQLMICCGVSLMYVVGVIINWRLLAVIGAIPCIIQLLGLFFIPESPRWLAKGGQWKDCEASLQRLRGKDANISEEAAEIKDYTETLQKLSEAKIIDLFQKKYAHSLIVGVGLMVLQQFGGVNAISYYASSIFESAGFSGRIGSIAMVAVQIPMQVLGVLLMDKSGRRPLLMVSAAGTCLGCFLVGLSFLLQDLQLWKSSPFLALVGILVFTGSFSLGMGGIPWVIMSEIFSINVKGLAGSLVTVVSWFGSWVVSYSFNFLMLWSSEGTFFIFSAVCGLTVMFVAKLVPETKGRTLEEIQSSMNSFT
- the LOC132645180 gene encoding sugar transporter ERD6-like 5 isoform X2, with the translated sequence MERERIEDGFANTDPLLSSHGDKATPTVVFSTLVAVSGSFVFGSAVGFSSPAQNGIIQDLGLSVAEYSVFGSIWTIGAMIGAVMSGKLADLFGRRGAMGFSELFCLLGWLAIIFGKNALWLDIGRLLMGYGVGIISYVVPVYIAEITPKNLRGAFTTVNQLMICCGVSLMYVVGVIINWRLLAVIGAIPCIIQLLGLFFIPESPRWLAKGGQWKDCEASLQRLRGKDANISEEAAEIKDYTETLQKLSEAKIIDLFQKKYAHSLIVGVGLMVLQQFGGVNAISYYASSIFESAGFSGRIGSIAMVAVQIPMQVLGVLLMDKSGRRPLLMVSAAGTCLGCFLVGLSFLLQDLQLWKSSPFLALVGILVFTGSFSLGMGGIPWVIMSEIFSINVKGLAGSLVTVVSWFGSWVVSYSFNFLMLWSSEGTFFIFSAVCGLTVMFVAKLVPETKGRTLEEIQSSMNSFT
- the LOC132645180 gene encoding sugar transporter ERD6-like 5 isoform X3, which gives rise to MIGAVMSGKLADLFGRRGAMGFSELFCLLGWLAIIFGKNALWLDIGRLLMGYGVGIISYVVPVYIAEITPKNLRGAFTTVNQLMICCGVSLMYVVGVIINWRLLAVIGAIPCIIQLLGLFFIPESPRWLAKGGQWKDCEASLQRLRGKDANISEEAAEIKDYTETLQKLSEAKIIDLFQKKYAHSLIVGVGLMVLQQFGGVNAISYYASSIFESAGFSGRIGSIAMVAVQIPMQVLGVLLMDKSGRRPLLMVSAAGTCLGCFLVGLSFLLQDLQLWKSSPFLALVGILVFTGSFSLGMGGIPWVIMSEIFSINVKGLAGSLVTVVSWFGSWVVSYSFNFLMLWSSEGTFFIFSAVCGLTVMFVAKLVPETKGRTLEEIQSSMNSFT